aataagTGCTaaaacactgaagtcaatgggacttaagcatgcacttaaatgttttgctaaatagggatggaCAACTGAATTGGGGTTTTATATAGTTAGTACTAGCAATTTAATCCCGATTTTATAATTCTTACATCCAAAATTACAAACTAAGCATACTGTTTATTTGGACAGCGCTGTTTCTTTGCTATATTGTGTTGCATACTGTAAGCAACTAGCTATATTTGAGATCTTAAAATTCCTAGGAGTGGGAGTTCAGAATCATGAAACAAATCCACCATATAGAGTACATTTGCTAACatactttcatttattttaatgatttaCTGAGTTCTTCTTTCTAACAATTCAATCCTCTACAGTTGCTTTCAAGCGTGACTTCGGATCATTCTTGGACAGATTAAGAAAACACAATGATATTATACTATTCTATAATTACATCCAAAAAATGCACTAAAAGAATGTTAAAGCTGCAAActgaagcattcaaaaattagaaAGAACCAGTATTAAGGTTGTCTGTTCTCCCTATACAActttaatttggcccctttgtgCTTATTCATTACGATATAGTTctcctagttctgccactgacccatcttgtgagcttgggcaagtgacttaaccAATCTGTACCTTATTTTACCCATATGCAAAACAGAGACTACGTATCTGATGTacctcacagaagtgttgtgTGGCATTATTCTTGTAAAATCTTTGAGGTCCTTATGTAGAAAGTGCTCTTTCTATAATCTGatcaagtattattattaccTTCCCTTCTAATTTGAGAGTGGTCAGGCCAGAAAGAGGGGTATATGTTCCACCCAAGTGTTTGCCATCTTGTTCCTCTCCATTCATGTTTTGTTTGCTTAAATACTACTTATTTGTGGCTGTTCCCTGCATCCTGAACCATATGGctgaaaaagaaaatccaaaatggcggacatttcattttcagaacactctctctctccatccaggagAGAAAGAATATGAATTAGGTTGAGTGGATACAACCCTATGGGCTTTTTAAGAGACCCTGGGCTCCCCATTTTGGTACCAAAAGTCGGTGGTCAGATTTACAGAAGAGCTCAGCATGCTGGAAAGAACGTAACAGAGAAGCTGTGCCTTTGGTGATCCCTCATTATCTAAGGGATTATCAAGAAAGTTGTTAAGAGTGCAAGTTCTCTGTGGGAGCTGCCTTACACTGaggccctctcccctcccccacatacacccTCAGGTCCCTGCTAAGCTGGAAagggggagcttggggctggaGCTAGTAGGAGCAACCCAACCCCAAGTTGATCCTTCCCTAGGTTCCTTTTGCTCCCCAGGTCTCCCTAACCTAACCTGGTCCAGCTGCCTTTGTCCCACTTTCCTTACACTCTCCCTGACGTAGGATGGCCTGAGGGTCctggagaaggggggtggggtcagAGCAGCTGGTGGAATGCACAACCACTTCACTGCTGGATCTGCTCCCTGTGGGTTGCTGGAGCTTTTGGGAGGCTCTTGTGACCCACAGGAGGCTCAAAACAGCCAGGAGCAGGGTACCTGCCAGTGCTCCATTCATTGCATTGATCCCCAACCTCCCTACCCACTTCCATCACCTCAGGGTCAGGGGGGAGACAAGAACCGCAGGCCCAGTTTTTAAGGCAGcaacaggagccactgctgcagctctcccaccccaccactgTACTCATCGCCCTGGGCTCCAACCACCCTTATCCCTCCCTCCCGAACTGAGACCCCTTATTCACACATCCCCTTCTGCTCTCACAGACCTGCCGTAGGACTTACCCCGGGGTattctgggagggggcagtggccaTTCCCACTTTCCCTCTGCTTCTGGGGATGCCTGGTTGGTCAACCCCCCATCTTCCCTccttgggctgggggaggggcgcacTGCTCCCTATTCCAAGGAAGAATCTGTCTTCAGGGCAGGACCACTGGCCTTCCCCCTCCTGTTGGGGTGGAGGCCCAGGTCCAATGCACACTGAGCCtggcaggctctggcctggcccACTaaaagctgagctggggagctcaccCCTTAGAGATGGAGAGTCCTGCCACGTATGGTATGGTCTCTCTACCAAGGGAACCCCAGTCTCTAGGGGGCAGGGCCTTAGTGGTAGCAGCCATATATATGAGGCAGGACTCTCCTTCACAGGGTCCAGGAACTGATAGACTCCATATATACCTGGCCTGAGCAGGAGGATGGCAACACTGCTCTGCCCCAGAATATGCCTCATTATGGACATAGTGCCTTGTTCAGTACAATTTACTTTGTCACCACCAAGACAAAAAGGGCCCCAATTCTTTGTTGGGCCCCAAGCTGCACTTTGCAAAGAGGAGGTGgtaggagagggagggaaagaaactGGCTTTAGCTACCTTTGCACTTCTCTGTATTTTCAGACCATCCAGTGGCCTGCCCAGCCCCCGGTGTAAAGTAAAGGAGCTAGCTGGCCTCCTAGATGCTGTTCCACAGCCAAGAATACCCAGAGTACTCTGCCCTGATCATGCCTCCACATACGTGATGGGGGGTGGTGAAGAGCTATTTTGACACATCACTACCAGGTGTGGGAACCTCCTTACTCAAAGCATTCCCTGGGGCTGAGTTTGAGGCCTGGGGGAAGTAAGGGAAGACAGAAGCAGGCCCAAAGTTTGCAGCATACATTTGGACACTAGCAGCCAAACCACAAATACTAAAATACCCAGTAAAGCATAGCCTATAGAGAGACTTCCCACTGCCTCAGATCATCTATGGCCACACCCTACTCTGGTCCCCAAAATCTGTTCTTCCCTAGGAAACTCTCAGTTCTCCGAATCCCTACGTCCCGCCAATACAAAAGCAAAGTGAGCTGGTTGGACATTCAATTATAACTAAGAATAAGGACTGAGACATACAATCAGGACCCTGTGTATGTTGTAGTCACAGAATTCACCCCATGATGCAGATTTCTGCTCCAGAATctgagcttttcttttttttaaagttacatttctagccctcattaTCATGAAGAAAACAGACACATGGCCTGAGTGTAGCCAATGTAATGTCTGCCTGAGCTCATAGATAGCTTAATACAAAAGCTCTGTGCGGGGTGAAATGCCCTGTTCCTCTCAATGGGGTATTAACACAAAGATGGGAACTTAAACAGCAcagttaactatttcactgctgattttAGTAAAAGGATTCAGCTAATGCGCTTATCCCACAAATCCTAATTTGCTTTCCCCACTGcccaggtgacaaaagcccaagGCATCCCATATCCAGTTACTCTAACTTCCAGCTCCCCTAACAACTTCTGGAGTGCAGATATGCATTTACAATACCAACAACCTGTGGTACAGTGAAacctgaaaggtttcagagtaacagccgtgttagtctgtattcgcaaaaagaaaaggagtacttgtggctccttagagactaaccaatttatttgaacataagctttcgtgagctacagctcacttcatcacgaaagcttatgctcaaataaattggttagtctctaaggagccacaagtactccttttctttttgtgaaacctGAAAGTGTGGGAGCAGCAATGGTATAAAAGAAACTGGATTTAGTATAAATATAAACACAGGGAGTACTGCATTGAGTGGATTATTCCTTTTTAGGTCTAAACAAATCTTCCTATTAAAGTGCATATGAAGCTGCTAAAAATGATTTCACCAGTGATGCAGAATCCAGAGATCTTGCTACAGAATTTAGGTCCCGTTTGCTGCAGAGAGCAAGGGGCTTTGGGTAAGATACAAGATTTCGGCTATGAAAATATCGTTTGCAGATTTTTATGTGCAATAATTATTCCTTTTCTCTACTCCTGCAGGTCATGGCTGCGCTGTTAGCCCCTGTgcagctgctggcagtggctgtAACAGTTTACCTAGAGCTAGTGAGATCCATTCAAGGGGGCGTCTATTATGGGATCAAGCAGCTGCCACACCAAATCCCACAATATCAGGCCCTTGGACAACAAGTACCTCACATGCCACTGGGCAAAGAAGGCACTCCAATGCAGCACATGGGCAAGGAGGTGCCACATATGCAATATGGAAAAGAATACCCTCACCTGCCTCAGTACATGAAAGAAATCCCACAGCTGCCTATGCTTGGCAAAGAGATGGTGCCAAAAAAAGATAAAGGTAAACATACCAAGTgaaaccccctccccactcctctcagACCTGCAGGGACCAACACTGGGTTAATGTTTTAGGAATCATAATTAGTACTTAACTGCAGACAAATAATGGTCATAAAACATCACTGCCCATTGCTTCTGCAGCCAGATGCTTACACAGCCTGGCACGCACCCTGAGTAGTTGGCCAGGTTCCTGCCACAGAAGAGCATATTCGGGTACATGCCCAATGAACGTGGCTGAATCTGCTTGTGGTAGAAGTGGGGAGGGGCCAACCACCAGCTCACAGTGTCGCACACCTGAGTGAGTGgtattgcaacctggcacactggGTGGCAGCAACCTCAGTCAAGTTCGGCCTGTCCACCCAAGCTGCCTAGTTTGCCAATAGCAGGACTAGGCAACCCATGGCACGCTTACCAAAGGCGGCATGcgaactgattttcagtggcactcacaatgcctgggtcctggccactggtcccggGGGgcggctctgcattttaatttagttttaaatgaagcttctcaagcattttaaaaaccttatttactttacatacaacaatagtttaattatatattatagactttaaagtttttaaaaggtcTCTTCCTAAAGTGTATTAcaggcacacgaaaccttaaattaaagtgaataaatgatgACTCAGttcaccacttctgaaaggttgctgacccccgGCCTATTGCAGGAGCAGCCCAGTAACTGCTTTCCCCAGAGAAGGGAGATGTAACCAAGGTCACACACGGCTAGGGGCCCTCTCACGGCCAGGCATAGCACAACAACTCACTTAATGGGCTAGCCCCTGACAGTCACTCCAGCACTGTGGCAGTTTCCCtgtcagtggctcagccctctggctgggtCCCCATATTAAGGGCACCCTTCCCAGGGTCACAGTCCCAAACAAATCtctttaacacaaacaaaaatccttCCACCTCCCTAGGGTACTTCTTTCAGGCCAACGGGGAACTCAGTCCCACCCTTTACTCTAgcttccagcccagtgccctgtaTTAAACAACTAGGTCTGCTCCTTTACCTGAGCTGCAGTTTTCTCTTAGCCACTTCCTATCCAGCCTTTTAAGGTCTCCTCTTGGTGATTCCATCTCTTCCCTTCTTAATCAGGGTCTCTCCCAGTCCTGTCTGCCTGGAGAGCTGGTCTTAATCCCCAGGCTTTCTGCCTAGCTCTCCTTCCAGAACTTTTCCCAGCTGAGATTTATCACCACTTAAGCCTGGCTCTCAGTCTATTACTGCAGTCACCTTCTGCTCTTTATCGGGAATTGCCTGATTCCGCTCAGGTGAGGTTCACTCtgtaatcaggtttcagagtggtagccgtgttagtctgtatcagcaaaaagaacaggagtacttgtggcaccttagagactaacaaatttatttgggcataagctttcatgggctaaaacccacttcatcagatgcatgcagtggaaaatacagtaggaagatatatatacacacacagagaacatgaaaaaatgggggttgccataccaactctaacgagactaatcaattaatttgcaaactggacaccattaaattatgCTCGAATAacgactgggagtggatgggtcattatacaaagtaaaaactgtttccccatgctaattttttcccctactgttactcacaccttcttgtcaactgttcgaaatgggccatcctgattatcaatacaaaaggttttttttctcctgctgataatagcccaccttaattgattagtctcattagagttggtatggcaacccccattttttcatgttctctatgtatatatgtatcttcctactgtattttccactgcatgcatccgatgaagtgagctgtagctcatgaaagcttatgtccaaataaatgtgttagtctctaaggtgccacaagtactcctcgttcttttttctGTAATCAGGTTGGCTTATCCCCAGGCCCTCCATCGCATAGGGCAAACCATCCTATTACAAGGGTTAATGGAGGAGGGCAGCCAATCAGCAGGGAATTTCTCTGTAGTCTGGTATGTTTTCCCTGCAGACCTATATAGAAAGGTCTGAAAACCTGCAGTCTACAGGGAAAACTTGTAGTATGAGTAGTATGTAAAATGGAAGTAAAACTTATCTACTGCATAGGGTGTAAAGCACttagtgtttgtacagtgctttgaagatattaagtgctatataaatgctatgGGTAGATTGTCTCTTGCTCTGTGTGTGCCTGTGCAGGGAATTAAGGGGGATTAAGATCTCCCTTTATGTTCCTACATGGACTCTGCACATGCTGTTTCCCTCTCACCCATGCACACAAGTGAGTTGGGAGGGGGTAGAGCTTTAACTCCACCCTCCCTAAAGCACCAGCCAGAACAGCTGAGCAGATGCACAGGATGTTATTGTTTGCTGCTGATATACGTCAACAAATCACTAACATGCCCCACCCCACTTCTGAAACAAGGGGGAAGCAGGGCAGGAATTGTGCCTCCCAGATGTACAATTCCTTCCCTGTGTTGCTACATACTTCCTCATACACAGGGCTGTGGCAAAGCTACAGTCTAGCCCCGAGCAGTTTGATGCATTGAGCCAATACAGATTATTAAATTATTGTGTATCAAATCAGTTTAGATATTTTAAACTGAAATGGCACAACATTCAGAGACAGAAAAGAATGGGGATATGGGGTCATGAgaggaaaaaatgggtgatttaGGGGTAAAGGGGTAGAAAAGACTAAGAATGCCAGATTTAAGGATCATGCTGAAGATATTACACTGGTAAATACCTTTTTCTGGTTTTTGTTGGTTAAATTCAATTCTTAACATCTCACTATAAATTTTTGTGTATAGCCGGCTGCCATCAGTGCTGAAATACACGGACTTACTAAAAAGCGTAGACTTAAGAGAGTTGCCCAACAGAAATTGTCATATATATTAGTGAGAtgaatattttacaaaatatgtTTACTCAACAATTTAATCAAGTGAAAGCATTAGAATGAGATACATCTTGCCTTGTTGGCCAGGTCTACAGAAgaaacttttgctggcatagcagCACAGGTTAGGGatgtgggttgggttttttttttttttttggcaacacgTCTGCCAGCAAAAACCtgagtgtagatgcagttatactggcataaaagtgTGTTTGGCTACTTAGCTTATTTTGCTTGTCAAACCAGCAAAAGCTATCTGaagaaaagcacttttttgctggtgtaagctgcatctacactggaagAGTTTTGTCAGGATAGTTACAATGgtacagctataccagcaaaacatttaagtgtAAACTAAGTAATCGTAAGTCATCAACTAGAGGGGTGACATATTTATAACAAAATAAAGAACAACTCAAAATTCAAGGTTTTTTGCATTTCATCACAGACTTGAAAGTTGGCCCATATATGTGGCAAATTGACCTATGGTGTGGATAGCTTTCACATAAAAATTAAGGAAagattttgaggggaaaataaCTATTTCACTTAAACTATGAATAAAGTGAAATTTGGGGTGCATGAAATCATTCAGAACAATAAAAGTGCCATGTTTAATTCTAATCAACTACTGGGGCCATGAGGTGGTAGTACCTAGTGTATCTACCACAAATCCAAGCAATACCTAAATGAGACCGAGCTATTTAAACTGCATACATGATTTCCAATAAAGGTAAAATTATggttgttctctctctttcttttcttaaaaacagaaatacCGTTAGCCAGTTTGAGAGGTGAGCAAGGTCCCCCAGGTGAGCCTGGACCAAGAGGGCCACCAGGTGCCCCAGGATTACCAGGTCATGGAGTGCCAGGAGCCAAAGGAAAACCAGGTCCACAAGGATATCCAGGAATAGGCAAACCAGGTATGCCTGGAATGCCTGGAAAACCAGGAGCAATGGGGCTCCCTGGGTCAAGAGGTGAGATGGGACCAAAGGGAGAGATTGGGCCTATGGGAATACCAGGTCCACAGGGACCACCAGGGCCTCCTGGACTGCCTGGAATAGGAAAACCAGGTGGTCAAGGATTACCAGGACAACCAGGAGTAAAGGGTGAACCAGGAATGAAAGGACCACCAGGACTCCCGGGGCTTCAAGGCCCTAAAGGAGAAAAAGGCATTGGGATTCCAGGTTTACCAGGGTTAAAAGGTCCACCTGGGTTACCTGGCCCTCCAGGTCCAGTTGGACTCCCAGGGATAGGCAAACCAGGAATGATTGGGTTTCCAGGACCACAGGGACCTATAGGTAAACCAGGACTTCCAGGTGAACGAGGGCCACAAGGTCTTCTTGGGGCACCTGGGATTCAAGGTCCACCTGGCCTTCCAGGTGTTGGAAAACCAGGCCAAGATGGAATCCCAGGCCAGCCTGGATTCCCAGGTGGAAAAGGGGAACAAGGCTTGCCAGGTTTACCAGGACCCCCAGGCCTACCAGGGATTGGGAAACCAGGATTTCCTGGGCCTAAAGGTGATCGTGGCATCGGTGGTTTCCCTGGAGCACTGGGGCCTAAAGGTGAGAAAGGGCACATGGGTCCCCCTGGCATGGGTGGGCCCCCCGGGGAGCCAGGTCAACCAGGATTACCAGGAATAATGGGGCCATCCGGTGCTGTTGGTTTCCCTGGACCAAAAGGAGAAGGTGGACCTGTAGGGCCTCAAGGTCCTATTGGTCCAAAAGGTGAACCTGGCCTACAAGGTTTCCCAGGAAAGCCAGGTTTTCCTGGGGAAGTAGGACCCCCGGGTCTTAGAGGACTACCTGGTCCAATAGGGCCAAAGGGAGAAGCTGGTCACAAAGGTTTGCCAGGCCTGCCTGGTGTTCCTGGGCAATTAGGACCTAAAGGGGAACGTGGAATCCCCGGTGATCAAGGCCATCAAGGTCCATCTGGAATCCCAGGTATCGCAGGACCCAGCGGCCCAATAGGACCACCTGGACTTCCAGGACCTAAAGGAGAACCAGGTGTACCCGGTCCACCAGGCTTTCCAGGAGTAGGGAAACCTGGTGTTTCAGGGCTGCAAGGACCACCAGGAAAACCTGGGGCACTTGGTCCACCAGGCCAGCCGGGTCTTCAGGGTCCTCCAGGGCCTCCAGGTCCACCTGGTCCTCCAATAATaatcccacccaccccaccgGCCATTGGACAATATTTGCCAGAGCTGGGGCCTGGCATTGATGGAGTGAAGACCCCACCTGGCTATATGGGCAAGAAAGGCAAGAATGGTGGCACTGTCTACGAAATGCCTGCATTCACGGCAGAACTCACCACACCCTTCCCACGGGTCGGGGTGCCTGTGAAATTTGACAAGCTTCTCTACAATGGCAGGCAGAACTATAACCCACAGACTGGTATCTTCACCTGTGAGATCCCTGGGATTTACTACTTTGCCTACCACATTCACTGTAAAGGGGCCAGCGTCTGGGTAGCTTTGTACAAGAACAATGAGCCACTGATGTACACATATGATGAATATAAAAAAGGCTTCCTGGATCAAGCTTCTGGAAGCACCGTCATTCAACTGATGCCTGGAGACAAAGTTTATATTCAGATGCCATCTGAACAGGCAGCAGGACTCTATGCGGGGCAATATGTTCACTCGTCTTTCTCAGGATATTTATTGTATCctatgtaaaaacaaaacaaaacaaaaaccccagacAAAATTACAACTCTTTTCCTCTGCTTCAAACTTTTATACCATTGAAAGATGCATTTACTGACAGTTTTAGATCCCTCTTGTACAACAAAGTTTCACATTATGCACAGCTTGTTATAAAAATGGTGTGGTGAACATATTTTATGATGTGTATCCGGTTCATAACAGTTGTTCTGTATCCAATGGGGACATATTAGCTGTACATTATATATTTCTGTGATACCATACTTACTTCATTTCATTCACAATAATACAATATTAAGGGTCAAATCTTGCATACATCACTCACTCCTGTTGCCTATTTAACTGAACATTGATCTAAAGTGTGAGATGAAAAGATAACTTAAACAGAATGTGTCAGTATGAAATGATCTGATATATGTATAAGTTTGagtaatgcttttttttttaaagcaaggttTATCTAAACCTGCACCATAAGCAAAGATTCTCTTAGCTGAAATCCTTATTTTCCCCACATACAGTATCACAGGACAGTTTCTTCTAATAACATACTTAAGATGGAAAAGAATATTCGCACAAGAGAATTTTAATTCACTGCTTTATCCAAACAGCCATTGGAATCAAAAGGAaaattgccactgacttcagtgggcaatAGATCAACCCTTAATACCACAGCATTCAAGAAGCCTCCGTATATATTTACAAAGCAGAAGGTAGACATGGTAGACCGGAGATATGGTTTTAGTCTAATGACTTTAGGGATGTTATgccaaattattaaaataatgtagCATTTTGGCCAACGAACATCAGTGCAGTATAAATACACGCATTTTCCCAGACCTTTCCTAAGAAACTGCATTCTGTTCGGCTTTTAAGAGAATGCGCTTGTTCTGGGATTCAGCCAAAATTAGCTTATTAATGAATGTACAGCAAAAGTAGCACTTGCTCTGTTtgctaaataataaacaaattaGTTTGAGGTTGCCCAATAATTTTCATTAGTAATAAGGATCAAGCAAACTCTTTTACTTTTCTCTCATTTCCATTGTGCGTGGGTGCTGAGAGGTGTCGGTGGCCTCTcatatacaggtcagactagataatctaatgCTCCCTACTGGCCTTAAACTCTTATGATTCATTTGAGAACaatttcttttaatgtaataACTGATTTCcagttctttttatttatgttaCTGATTGCCTAAGTTTGTATATGAGCATACATAGGCATCAAATGTGCGTGTATGTGGGGGAAGCAACATTTTTACAAGGTACTGTCTGTTCAACAATGGTGCTAATCTCACAGCAAAAAATTAATTACtgagattaatttaaaaatatctttatacTGTACTTTTCTGTGTTTCCCTTTTCAGTGTTGCACATCACACTATTCCATTAGTTTAAAAGTAGACTGAACACATCTTCTATGTCTTGACTAATGCAACCCTATTTAATTCAAAATGAACTAGGAACTTCcgtgcacaaaaaaaaaaaaaaaaaagatttaactgGCATTACCATTATTTAAATACAGAGTTTAATGCAGTGTATTACCAACACAGCGCTGCAATGACTCTAGTGCGGTGCGTGATCTCAGATATTTTATGGAATGTTGGTGGCAATGGACAGTTTACCAGACACTGGTGACTTTGGTGAGTTTCCAGGATATGTATGAGATATGTCAATAGCaaataatttttgtatttaaattttttgtactgatttgaaaaaaatatcttattaaatatctaaaaaataaaagtttccttTTATTAACAGAGCAACTAGAAAGTTTGAAGCACCAAATTCACATTTCAGAGCAGGAAAAACAAACCAGCATGAATGATGATCTACAAAGgacgttttattttattttgccaagCTTGCTATTAATCCGTATTACAAAGAAACTAATGTAATCGCAGAGCATTTACCAACAGATGGTGCCTCTAGAATCCTGAATGTGCTCAAATGCAAATATCACCCTGAGGAAACACCACTAGCATTTCTACATAGGCCTTAATCCTGCATGGCCTTGCTTGATGCACAGCCGTGTCTCGTGGGTGTTGTGgaggctcagagagagagagagagagagagagagagagagtgagtgtgtgggagagagagttTAAGTAGAGTACTGGTTGGTGTGGAGAACTATGTACCTTGCTTGAAAACACAGGTTGAAAAAAGGGTGGAGCATAGGAAGAGGGGATGTGCCTCAAgagacacatgcttaagtatgATCCTCATCATTCTGGGTGGGCAATTAGTGACAGTCTCCTTTTAAGCCTTGAACCTACCAATAGGCATAAATATACCGTGGGCTGTACAGCATGCTGCTGAGGATGGGCCATCAGATCCAGAGTCAGGAGATCTGAATtctgttcccagatctgccaTTGTAGAACAGAGACGTTTATTCACCAAACTAGCGTAGTGTGGGAAACAATCTGATACTGAAATAGAGCAGTAGCAAATTCCTGGTGCCTTGATTGGTCAGACAGAGACCAGAGAACAAATTTTTAATTCTCACAGTCCATTCCCTGAGGTGCTcttggggcagggcagcccctTACTCATGGCAAAATGTAATGTCACAATCTAGCACAAAATGTCAAAACTAAAGTGAAAGTGCACGCATATTCATTcatggtggatttttttcttcttctttttgaaCACTGGGCCACACTCAGAATCCCTAAAACCACACACCGAAGAAAGGgctttttcttttccaaactCAGGTTCATGGGGGGAAAAAGTGAGAAAAAACAAATAGCACTGAGGCAAACAATATGTTCTTTAGTATTTCTCTGCTTTTCCTCTGAAGTCTCTCGTgagcttcctgtttcctcaaGCTCTTCCTATTGAGCTTCCAGACACGACTCGTGATGAACAAGATTAAAAACCCATGAAAATGTTGCCTCTAAGagaattttcttctttgatgaAATTTACCATCACCAACCGTGACAAGATTTTGCTTTTGCTCAGCAAAGAGTAGTTTGAAACCTAATTTGCAAAGTGTCAATCTTCCCAAAAAAGAGTGATTTTGTCCTGCCCCTCAATTTTGAGAAAGCAAAAGCCACCGTTCTGATAGAGTGTATCATTTGTGCACTATGCTACAGCTCATGTTAAAGTTACATGGATGGCactttccctcctcatttctcTACCCACCACCATAGAAACTTGACATCTCCTTTATCAAATTAAATGTGTCAACTGAACGGCAATGATAGAGCCACCATACATCATTTATATAGTGCTGTAATGAGGTCTAGCACTGTGATTTGCTAAAATGTGCCTGAAGAGGGCAGTGTccttaaaacagatttattatatGGAAAATAATCTGACTCACAATATTCAAAACTCCACTTAAAATACCTGTTAACAGCCAATGACTGTCAAAATACAGTTTGTGTAAAAGGCACACAAAAATCAAGCCAAACAGCAAATGaaatcaaatatttat
The Eretmochelys imbricata isolate rEreImb1 chromosome 1, rEreImb1.hap1, whole genome shotgun sequence DNA segment above includes these coding regions:
- the COL8A1 gene encoding collagen alpha-1(VIII) chain isoform X2, which encodes MAALLAPVQLLAVAVTVYLELVRSIQGGVYYGIKQLPHQIPQYQALGQQVPHMPLGKEGTPMQHMGKEVPHMQYGKEYPHLPQYMKEIPQLPMLGKEMVPKKDKEIPLASLRGEQGPPGEPGPRGPPGAPGLPGHGVPGAKGKPGPQGYPGIGKPGMPGMPGKPGAMGLPGSRGEMGPKGEIGPMGIPGPQGPPGPPGLPGIGKPGGQGLPGQPGVKGEPGMKGPPGLPGLQGPKGEKGIGIPGLPGLKGPPGLPGPPGPVGLPGIGKPGMIGFPGPQGPIGKPGLPGERGPQGLLGAPGIQGPPGLPGVGKPGQDGIPGQPGFPGGKGEQGLPGLPGPPGLPGIGKPGFPGPKGDRGIGGFPGALGPKGEKGHMGPPGMGGPPGEPGQPGLPGIMGPSGAVGFPGPKGEGGPVGPQGPIGPKGEPGLQGFPGKPGFPGEVGPPGLRGLPGPIGPKGEAGHKGLPGLPGVPGQLGPKGERGIPGDQGHQGPSGIPGIAGPSGPIGPPGLPGPKGEPGVPGPPGFPGVGKPGVSGLQGPPGKPGALGPPGQPGLQGPPGPPGPPGPPIIIPPTPPAIGQYLPELGPGIDGVKTPPGYMGKKGKNGGTVYEMPAFTAELTTPFPRVGVPVKFDKLLYNGRQNYNPQTGIFTCEIPGIYYFAYHIHCKGASVWVALYKNNEPLMYTYDEYKKGFLDQASGSTVIQLMPGDKVYIQMPSEQAAGLYAGQYVHSSFSGYLLYPM
- the COL8A1 gene encoding collagen alpha-1(VIII) chain isoform X1, whose protein sequence is MAALLAPVQLLAVAVTVYLELVRSIQGGVYYGIKQLPHQIPQYQALGQQVPHMPLGKEGTPMQHMGKEVPHMQYGKEYPHLPQYMKEIPQLPMLGKEMVPKKDKVEIPLASLRGEQGPPGEPGPRGPPGAPGLPGHGVPGAKGKPGPQGYPGIGKPGMPGMPGKPGAMGLPGSRGEMGPKGEIGPMGIPGPQGPPGPPGLPGIGKPGGQGLPGQPGVKGEPGMKGPPGLPGLQGPKGEKGIGIPGLPGLKGPPGLPGPPGPVGLPGIGKPGMIGFPGPQGPIGKPGLPGERGPQGLLGAPGIQGPPGLPGVGKPGQDGIPGQPGFPGGKGEQGLPGLPGPPGLPGIGKPGFPGPKGDRGIGGFPGALGPKGEKGHMGPPGMGGPPGEPGQPGLPGIMGPSGAVGFPGPKGEGGPVGPQGPIGPKGEPGLQGFPGKPGFPGEVGPPGLRGLPGPIGPKGEAGHKGLPGLPGVPGQLGPKGERGIPGDQGHQGPSGIPGIAGPSGPIGPPGLPGPKGEPGVPGPPGFPGVGKPGVSGLQGPPGKPGALGPPGQPGLQGPPGPPGPPGPPIIIPPTPPAIGQYLPELGPGIDGVKTPPGYMGKKGKNGGTVYEMPAFTAELTTPFPRVGVPVKFDKLLYNGRQNYNPQTGIFTCEIPGIYYFAYHIHCKGASVWVALYKNNEPLMYTYDEYKKGFLDQASGSTVIQLMPGDKVYIQMPSEQAAGLYAGQYVHSSFSGYLLYPM